Sequence from the Oscillatoria salina IIICB1 genome:
TATTTATTGCTAATAAAAATAGCGGCATCGAGCCGATTCAAGACATAAACGAATTACAATCTTTACAAGGACATACGTTCACATTTGGTAGCGAATCTTCCACTTCCGGACGCTTAATGCCACAATATTATTTAGAACAAGCAAACGTCAACTTAGAAGACTTTCAAGGAGAACCAGGTTTTTCCGGTTCTCATGATGTCACAATTGATTTAGTTGAAGCGGGAACTTATGAAGTTGGGGCGTTAAATTCCCAAGTTTGGCAAAGTCGTTTAGCAGCAGGAGAAGTAGATTTAAATCAAGTACAAGTAATTTGGGAAACACCAACTTATTACGATTATCACTGGATAATTAACCCAGAAGTAAAAGAACGTTACGGCGAAGATTTTGTCAGCAAAGTACAAACTGCTTTAATTAATCTCGACCCCAATAATCCCGAAGAAAAAGAAATTTTAGACTTATTTGGCGCCAACAAATTTATTGAGACTAATAACGCAAATTATGACCAAATCGAGCAAGTTGGCAGAAAAATTGGCAAGATTAAGTAACCACAGATAAACACAGATAAACGCGGATAGTTATTAGAATTAACCTAGGTTTAGAGATTATTTTTATTCCAGAAATAAACTCGGTTCGACCTGAAAAAAATCTCCTAATTGACGCGCTTGTTCTGAAGTTATCTTTAATGTAGGGGTAGCCTTTCCCTAGGGTATGCGGCTAATTGTTAAAATATATCTGTGTTTATCTGTGTTCATCTGTGGTTAAAAATGAATGATTCTCAGGCAATTTTTGAATTAAAAAAAGTTACACATTATTTTGATAACTTTCCGGCATTAACTGAAATTAACCTCAAAATTTATCCAGGAGAAAAAGTAGCTTTAATTGGTTCTAGTGGCGCTGGTAAAAGCACTTTATTGCGGTTACTTAATGGGATAGAAAGACCGACAGAAGGCGAAGTTTGGGCGTTGGGACGAAATTTGTCTAACTTGTCAGCGAAGCGTTTGCGCCAAATACAAAGGCAAATTGGGACAATTTATCAACAGTTTCATTTAGTAGATAATTTGCGCGTTATTCATAATGTTAATGCGGGACATTTGGGACATTG
This genomic interval carries:
- a CDS encoding putative selenate ABC transporter substrate-binding protein, whose product is MKQFLLCGLLLLTLFPLNACSPEEESIQKQVQPLVTGAIPDRDPEKLQRLYTKLAEYLEAELDIPVEYKPVTDYTAAVTAFRVGDLDLVWFGGLTGVQARLQVEEAEAIAQRDIDEKFTSVFIANKNSGIEPIQDINELQSLQGHTFTFGSESSTSGRLMPQYYLEQANVNLEDFQGEPGFSGSHDVTIDLVEAGTYEVGALNSQVWQSRLAAGEVDLNQVQVIWETPTYYDYHWIINPEVKERYGEDFVSKVQTALINLDPNNPEEKEILDLFGANKFIETNNANYDQIEQVGRKIGKIK